From a single Plasmodium yoelii strain 17X genome assembly, chromosome: 9 genomic region:
- a CDS encoding DNA-directed RNA polymerase III subunit RPC8, putative, protein MFSLVRIEDVISIEAHFNDNEIKNIIEFLLRTKYVDKVVQNAGLCVGLYDILEIKNKEILKGCGTIRLNVIFRLVFFHPYENEIIEGYVKSSDHNGIIVSLGFFENIRVNRAYLKEPKEFDDEKNEWYWTYEGIKCFYTKNEPIRIRILETYFSDPNELNEDESIPSMSITGSVQQDGLGLVKWWN, encoded by the exons ATGTTTTCTCTTGTTCGTATAGAAGACGTTATAAGCATTGAAGCTCAttttaatgataatgaaataaaaaatattatagaatttttattaagaacaaaatatgtaGATAAG GTGGTGCAAAATGCTGGATTGTGTGTTGGGTTATATGATAtattggaaataaaaaataaagaaatattaaaagGATGTGGAACAATCAGACTAAATGTGATTTTTCGTTTAGTTTTTTTCCACCCATATGAAAACGAAATTATAGAAGGTTATGTAAAATCTTCAGATCACAATGGTATCATAG TTAGTTTGGGCTTTTTCGAAAATATAAGAGTTAATCGGGCATATTTAAAGGAACCAAAGGAATT tGATGATGAGAAAAATGAATGGTATTGGACATACGAGGGtattaaatgtttttatacaaaaaatgaacCAATAAGAATAAGAATTTTAGAGACATATTTTAGtg acCCTAACGAGCTTAACGAAGATGAATCAATACCGTCTATGTCAATAACA GGGAGTGTGCAACAAGATGGGTTAGGGCTTGTGAAGTGGTGGAATTAG
- a CDS encoding metabolite/drug transporter, putative, which yields MKKWMEEQKWHINIILMFFHHFFDRINYSMRNTFLHDHYIFLKFKKNKIIGLLSIINSSVCLVISPLIGYYCDKHKKNRLKILRFISISYLLVNIIHYMFIRTNNLNLIILITAISKMLQESSHVITESIFIESIEKGKKSIIFTYQKLISTVATMLGPFFCLILFYLYNDKWNITNIFIIFQFSILTILPQTIISFLWKNNTVNTLPKSEEISLIAKQNEKPNLLWLKSNHVPYIVFVSHIITLAGAGMTFKYFSLFLKSEYKVSPILMCVLNILIPLLLTFFTYLSQKLSKSLGRAQVSLFFTTIGFILLCSLLHIQNYQDVLKVHVFRSVFQNCTNSIDKSILYDFIDTNRHTGRWMGIQSLYYLVWSISAYFGGWLSDISSYRNTFKITTYFYLLSLIIYSPLLWLVPIKETG from the exons atgaaaaaatggaTGGAGGAACAAAAATGGcacataaatattatattgatgttttttcatcatttttttgacCGGATTAACTATTCAATGAGGAATACCTTTTTACATGAccactatatatttttaaaatttaaaaaaaataaaataattggtTTGTTATCAATAATTAATTCATCGGTATGTTTAGTTATATCCCCTTTAATTGGATATTATTGtgataaacataaaaaaaacagacTTAAAATTTTACGATTTATATCTATATCATATCTACTAgttaatattatacattataTGTTCATTCGAACAAATAacttaaatttaataattcttATAACTGCGATTTCAAAAATGTTGCAAGAATCTTCCCATGTAATAACCGAGTCCATTTTTATAGAAAGCATAGAAAAGG GCAAAAAGAGTATAATTTTTACCTACCAAAAACTCATTAGCACAGTTGCAACAATGCTAGGACCATTTTTTTGTctgattttattttatttgtataacgATAAATGGAAtattacaaatatttttatcatatttcaattttctatattaacaATTCTTCCCCAAAcaattataagttttttatggaaaaataatactGTTAATACATTACCAAAATCAGAAGAAATAAGTTTGATAGccaaacaaaatgaaaaacccAATTTATTGTGGTTAAAATCAAATCACGTCccttatattgtttttgtaTCACATATTATTACTTTGGCAGGGGCAG GAATGACGTTTAAATacttttcattatttttaaaatccGAATATAAAGTATCCCCCATTTTAATGTGTGTTCTCAATATTCTCATTCCCCTTctcttaacattttttacttATC TTTCccaaaaattatcaaaatcaTTAGGGCGAGCACAAGTTTCTCTATTTTTCACAACTATTGGTTTTAT aTTGCTTTGTTCTTTACTacatatacaaaattatcAAGATGTTCTCAAAGTTCATGTTTTTAG gaGCGTATTTCAAAATTGTACAAATTCAATCGATAAAAGTATTCTCTACGATTTTATAGATACTAATAGGCATACAG gAAGATGGATGGGTATACAAAGCTTATATTACTTAGTATGGTCTATTAGTGCATATTTcg GAGGTTGGTTATCCGATATATCTTCATACAGAAACACATTTAAAATAACGA CATATTTCTATTTGTTAtcactaataatatattccCCACTTTTATGGCTTGTCCCAATTAAGGAAACAGGATAA